ATTTAGGAGGATTTTTTTATGAAGTGTCTATTTAAAAATTTGGGGAATTTATATGAGGTGAAAGAATAATTTACCCCTATAAACTTTAGTCACCTCAAGTAAAGAGGTAAAATTGTTTAGTTTATATAAAAAATTTAAAGGTTTGTTTTATAGCGTTTTATTTTGGCTTTGTATTCTTTCATTTTTTAGTGTATTAAATGAAATGGTTTTAAATGTTTCTTTACCTGATATTGCAAATCATTTTAATACTACTCCTGGAATTACAAACTGGGTAAACACTGCATATATGTTAACTTTTTCGATAGGAACAGCAGTATATGGAAAATTATCTGATTATATAAATATAAAAAAATTGTTAATTATTGGTATTAGTTTGAGCTGTCTTGGTTCATTGATTGCTTTTATTGGTCACAATCACTTTTTTATTTTGATTTTTGGTAGGTTAGTACAAGGAGTAGGATCTGCTGCATTCCCTTCACTGATTATGGTGGTTGTAGCTAGAAATATTACAAGAAAAAAACAAGGCAAAGCCTTTGGTTTTATAGGATCAATTGTAGCTTTAGGTGAAGGGTTAGGTCCTTCAATAGGGGGAATAATAGCACATTATATTCATTGGTCTTACCTACTTATACTTCCTATGATTACAATAGTAACTATACCTTTTCTTATTAAAGTAATGGTACCTGGTAAATCAACAAAAAATACATTAGATATCGTAGGTATTGTTTTAATGTCTATAAGTATTATATGTTTTATGTTATTTACGACAAATTATAATTGGACTTTTTTAATACTCTTCACAATCTTTTTTGTGATTTTTATTAA
The Staphylococcus equorum genome window above contains:
- the tet(K) gene encoding tetracycline efflux MFS transporter Tet(K), with product MFSLYKKFKGLFYSVLFWLCILSFFSVLNEMVLNVSLPDIANHFNTTPGITNWVNTAYMLTFSIGTAVYGKLSDYINIKKLLIIGISLSCLGSLIAFIGHNHFFILIFGRLVQGVGSAAFPSLIMVVVARNITRKKQGKAFGFIGSIVALGEGLGPSIGGIIAHYIHWSYLLILPMITIVTIPFLIKVMVPGKSTKNTLDIVGIVLMSISIICFMLFTTNYNWTFLILFTIFFVIFIKHISRVSNPFINPKLGKNIPFMLGLFSGGLIFSIVAGFISMVPYMMKTIYHVNVATIGNSVIFPGTMSVIVFGYFGGFLVDRKGSLFVFILGSLSISISFLTIAFFVEFSMWLTTFMFIFVMGGLSFTKTVISKIVSSSLSEEEVASGMSLLNFTSFLSEGTGIAIVGGLLSLQLINRKLVLEFINYSSGVYSNILVAMAILIILCCLLTIIVFKRSEKQFE